The genomic segment CGACGGACCGAACCTGCCCGTACCCCTCAGCGCGCCCGAGACCGATCCGGGCAAGCCCTGAGCCCAGGTAAGCCCAGAGCCCGGTCAAGCCCAGAGCCCGGCACTCATTCCACTTATCCGCAGACAAAAGCATCCAGTGTCTTGCCGAGACGGCCGGCGACGGACGGCATCATGCGGACCGTGAGGCGGACGCCCTCCGGTTCGTCCTCCCGGTGCAGGACCTCCCCCGACTCATAGACCATGGAAATGGCGTGTCCGTTTTCGTAGGGAATCAGCAGTTCCACTTCCACGCGATGGCGGTCGACCCTGATTGAAATCGCCTGGCGCAGCCGCTCCACGTCATCGGGGTCCAGTGCGGAGACCGTGATGGCGTTGGGATAGGAGAGCTGCAGGAATTCCAGGGCGTCGGGACTTTCCAGCCTGTCCGTCTTGTTGAAGACCAGCAGCAGTGGGAGATCGGAAACCCCCAGTTCCGCCAGCACCTGGTTCACCGTCACGATATGTTCCGCGTGGTTGGGATGGCTGCCGTCTACCACGTGGATCAGCAGGTCCGCGTCGTAGACCTCGGTCAGCGTGCTTTTAAAGGATGCGATCAGGTGGTGGGGCAGTTTCCGAATGAAACCCACGGTATCCGAAAGCAGAACGGGTTGGCCCGGGGTCGCGTTGACCACGCGCGTGGTCGCGTCGAGGGTGGCGAACAGCCTGTCCTCGATCAGCGTGCCTGCCTCGGTGAATCCATTGAAAATCGTGGACTTGCCGGCATTGGTGTACCCGATCAGCGCGATACAGAACATGGCGCTTCGGCGTTGTCGCTGCCGGTGATAGGAAGCGGCCACCTGCTCGAGATTCCTGCGAAGGTGGGTAATGCGCCCGCGGATCAACCGCCGGTCGATCTCCAGTTGCGTCTCGCCGGGCCCCCGGACCCCTATGGCGCCGCCCGATCCGGCCGCCACGCCGCCTTCCTGCCGGGAAAGGTGGTCCCACTGCCTCGTCAGCCGCGGCATCATATACTGCAACTGGGCAAGCTCAACTTGCAGCTTGGCCTGCTTCGACTTCGCCCGCGAGGCGAATATATCGAGTATCAGTCCGCTGCGGTCCAGAATGCGCCGTTCGATAACGCGGTCCAGGTTCCTGACCTGCGCGGGGGTGAGGTCGTCGTCGAAAATCACGAGGTCGATTTCCTCCGCCTCGCACCGTTCGGCGATCGAACGGGCTTTTCCGGTTCCGATATAGTACGCCGGATGCATGGCGCTGCGGACCTGGATCACCCGATCGACGATCTCCGCGCCGGCGGTATCGGCCAGCAGGGCGAGTTCGTCGAGCGACTCCTCCATCTCGCCGACCCGTTCTTTTGATGGCACCATGCCGATCAACAAGGCGCGTTCACGAGTGTTTCGGGGTATTTCGTGCATTTCACGCATAGGGTGGCTACGCTTTTTCTGGGTCCATGCTCCTGCCGGCCCGCCCGGCCCGCCCGGCCCGTCCGGTCCGTCCGGTCCGCCCGGTTCGCGATCCCGACAGCCAGTATTCCGCCAATATGAGCGCCATCGCGAGGACAATCAAAGACTTCCAGATCTCATACCCGCCCGGGGCGCCGAGTGTCCCACCGCGAGGAACGCCCGGGGCGCCCGCCGGATCCATGAGTACGACATCCTCACCGGCTCCGAACAATCCGGCCGCCTCTTCCGGCGAAAACCGGGCCAGATCCGATTCCCGCGTATCCGGATTTACCGCGAAGGCCTGCACAACGGCGTCACCGTCCCACAGCGCATACACGCCGGGTTGTTTCGTGTCCGGAACTTCCACCATAATCCCGTGGCGTCCGGCCCGGGCATTGACCGTCTCGGTACGTCCCGAGGGGTACTCGAGGTAGAGGCCGGCGTCTGCCCGCAAATCGGTCATGGGCTGTACTATGGGTCTTCCCGCCAGGTGACCCCCTTCGGCAACCGTCACCGACGGATGCAGGTACCGAACGCTGCGATGCATGAACGGCACGAACGCGCTGCGCAACGCCAGGTCGCTCCACCCGGTGTTCAAGTCTGAAGCGACCAACAGCGCGCGGCCGCTGCCGGACCGACCTTCGAGGACGGCCGGCGTTCCGTCCATGAATCGCGCGATGACCCGTGCGCCGAGACCCGCATCGACGCCATAGGACGCGTAGAACCTGGCCTCGCCGGCCGACAGGGATTCGGCGTATCGGCCGTCGAAACGAAACACGGGATGCTCGGAGTCGACCTGGTCCATCCGGTGAAAGGAGGACTTGCTGCCGGGCGTTCCCCTTCGTGACGTGATCGAGCAGTCGAAGACGCCGGTGAAGAAACCGTTTCCGTAAGCCGCCGGATCCAGTCCCTCACCGAGAAAGACCAGTACGCCGCCCCCGGAGGAAACGTAACGCTCCAGGCTGGATAGCCGCGCCGGCGTCAGTTCCACGGCGCCGTCCACGATCAGCACGCCCGTATCGTACAGATCGCTGTTCAACACGTCGGCGGATGCAGTCTGTACGTCCACGGGCGTGACCAATCCGCCTGACGGCCTCAATACCTGCTCGATGAAGTAACCGGATTCACTCTGTCCGATGGCTGTAACGCCAAAGACGTCCGGAACCTCGAGGGTGAAATACCGCCGGTTATCGGCCGCGACATCATCCTCGTCCAGTTCCACGTAACCGGAATACCTGCCCGGCGTGTCGATGACGACGTTGAACTGCACGGAACCAGCTTCGCCCGTTTCGGCCGTCACCTGGCGGCTGTCCCGGTCCAGGCCGTTAATGACGAGCCGGAGTTCCCTGGTCCGCCTGGTACGGCCGGTCTGCCCGGTCTGCTCTGTTTGCCCGACCTGCTCAGCCTGCCCGGCCTGCTCAGCTTGCTCAGCCTGCTCGGCCTGCTCAGCCTGCTCGGCCTGCGCGGTCTGCTCGGCCTGCGCGGTCCAGTGTGTGCCCGCGGAAACGCCGTTCCGGTAGGTGAAGGTCGCGACAAACCGCTCCGGTTGATTACGGATCAGCAGGCCCTCGCTGACGGAGACCTCGTCGATGCTTGCGTTTTCCACTCTCCCCGCCTCGAAGGGGTAGAGGTAGATCGGCGCACGCGATTCCGAAGGCGCCTCCGATGCGGATACGGCCAGACGCTCCCAGTCGCTTCGCTGCAAATCCGACAGAATGTAGATGCTCTTGTTCGCCGATACGATGCCGGACAGTTTCCGGCGGGCGAGACGCACGGCGCCGGCGATGTCCCCCGAACTCTCGGATACTTCCGCTTCCGACAGGCGCGCCGAGAGCGCTGCGGTCCGGTCCGTGGGAACGGGCGGGACAGCCTCGGGCGGCGCGGCGGTCAGTATGATCAGGCCCTCGTCGCCCGGCTGCATCGCATCCATGATGCGTCCGGCCTCGGTCCTGGCGGCGTTGAACGGCGTGTCCCCGTAGCGTCCGGCGCCCATGCTGTATGAATTGTCCAGTACGATGACGAAGACCGACCGCTGTTCGACGCTGCTGCCCAGCAAGGCGCCCGCCAGGCCTTCGATGACCGGCCGTGCGAAAGCCATCACCAGGAGCAGGACAATGAGCACCCGCAGAAGAAGCAACAGGAGTTCCCGGAGCCTCAGGGCCCGAGACCGTTGCATATGGTGATCCCTGATGAAAATGACGGAACTGAAATCGACGGTGGAGACTCGCTGGCGGTGGAACAGGTGTATGACGATCGGTACGGCGACCGCAACGAGCCCAAACAGCATCAACGCGTTCAGAAAGGTCATTCTGCTTCCTCCACGGCGGTCTGGTAATATACCTTCGGAGCCGGCGCCCGTAAAGCGATAACATCGGGAGATCGGCGGCCTCCTTCCGGGGTAACGCCCGCGCCGTAAGGAGGGTGCCGAAGGTGGTATCGCCCCGGCGTTGCGGCTCCTTGGGCGGGCACGCATACCGGGGTGCCGAACGGGGTGCCGAACGGGGTGCCGCGGGGCGATTTTCCTTGACACGTAGGCCGGTTACGGGTATCGTAATCTCCAATATCCGGTCCAACCCGCTGGTAACCCCCCTGAAGGAGCGTTTATGGAGGCATGGCTGGCCCTGGAAGACGGCACAGTCTACGAAGGCGAATCCTTTGGCGCTACCGGGAAAAAGGTGGGAGAAGTCGTTTTCAACACCAGCATGATCGGATACCAGGAGGTATTGACCGACCCGTCGTACAAAGGTCAGATCGTCACCATGACCTACCCGTTGATCGGGAATTACGGCGTGAATCCCGGCGACCTGGAATCGCTCCACCCCCACGTGGAAGGATTCGTGGTTCGAGAGTACCAGCGGAACCCGAGCAATTGGCGCTCGACCGGCAGTCTCGACCGCTTCCTGGACGACCATGGCGTCGTTGGCATTTCCGGAATCGATACCCGGGCACTTACCCGCAGGCTCCGCGTCGACGGGGTCATGCGCGGCGTGATAAGTTCCGGCGCGGCGGACCCTGACACACTCGTCCGGCAGGCCAGTGACGTGCCCAGAATGGTTGGCCAGGACCTGGTCCGCGAAGTGACCACGGACCGGCCGTACCGGTGGGAGGGAGATCGTCGTATCTACGTGGACCCTCCCGACGACGATCCGGAGGGGATCTGGAACGGCTTCGACGAACCCGGAACCTATCGGGTCGTCGTCATGGATTACGGCGTTAAGCACAATATTCTTAGGAACCTGGCGCGTCGGGGCTGCCAGGTGCTCGTCCTGCCGGCGGACTACACGGCCGAGCAGGTGCTGCGGCTGAACCCCGACGGCATCATGTTGTCCAACGGTCCCGGCGATCCGGGCGCCGTTCAATACGCCATTGACGAGTTGAAAGTCCTGATCGAGCGGAAACCCATATTCGGCATCTGCATCGGTCACCAGTTACTGGGCATGGCGCTGGGTGGAGAACGGTTCAAGCTGAAGTTCGGCCACCGGGGCGCCAATCAGCCCGTGCGGCAGAACGAATCGGGCCGGGTGGAAATCACCGCCCAGAACCACGGCTTCGCCATCGACGCCGACACCCTCGACGAATCCGAGGTGGAACTGACCCATATCAATCTCAATGACCGGACGTTGGAGGGGCTCAGGCACCGGCGGTATCCGGTTTTCTCGGTACAGTATCATCCCGAAGCGTCACCGGGACCGCACGACGCCGATTACTTGTTCGACCGATTCATCGCATCCATGCAGTAGACCCGCCGACGGTGCTTTTCCGGACGGTTTCTACAGGAGCAAGCAATGCGCAAAAGTATCAAGCACATCCTCTTTCTCGAACCTAAATCCTCCCACCTCCACGTTTATTCGGACGCCTATATCCCGCGCATCGGCTGTCTCGTGCTCGCGACGATCATGCGGGACCTGGGCTACGGCGTCCGGGTGATGCTGGAAGAGGTGGAAGACATCGACACGAACGAGTTCGGGGAAGCCGATCTGATCTGCATCTCCTCCCTGACGTCCACGGCGCCCGGGTCGTACCAATACGCCGATTTCATCCGGAACGTCTATCCCGAGAAGACGATCGTGATGGGTGGAACGCATCCGACGTTCGTGCCCGACGAAGCCCTGCAGCACTGCGACTTCGTCGTGCGCGGCGAGGGGGAGGATGCCCTGGTCGAACTGGTCCGTTGCCTGGAGTCCGGCGCCGACTACCGCGGCATCGCCAACCTGTCCTGGATCGAGGACGGACGGCCGGTCCACAACCCGGAGCGGCCCAAGGCGGAGGATCTGGACGTGCTGCCCATACCGGACTTCAGCCTGGTACCGTCCGGCAGAATGGACATCATGTCGATACAGACGCAGCGGGGTTGTCCCTGGGACTGCAGTTTCTGCACGGTGACTAAGCTGAACGGGCACAAGCTGCGCGGCCATTCCGTCGAGCGCGTGCTCGATATGCTGGAAGCCTATACGAAGATGCCGAATTTCAGCTATCTCTTCTTCGCCGATGACATCTTCAACGTGCCGGTGGACCGCACCATGGCCATCATGCAGGGCATGATCGACCGTAAGCTGATCATCCCGTGGGCGGCGCAGATGCGCCACGAGATCTCGAAGCAGCCGGAATTGATGAAGAAGATGCGCGAGGCGGGATGCGACCGCGTTATGGTCGGTTTCGAATCCATCGACGAGACGGCCCTGGAACTGTATGGAAAGAAGGAGACGGCCCACGACGTGGAGGTGGCCATCGACGCGATCCATGATCACGGCATCGACCTCCACGCCATGTTCATCGCCGGCGCCGACTCGGATCATCCGGAGACCATCAAGACCCAGTTCGAGTTCGCCAAGAAGAAGGACCTGGCGACGTCGCAATGCATGATCCTGACCTACCTGCCCGGTTCCGAAGACACCATCCGCTACGATCTGCAGGGCGGGGAATACCTGAGCAACGACTGGAGCCATTACGACGGCCACCACGCCAACCACCCCGTCCCGAACATGACCCGCTACGAGCTGGTCAACACGGTGATGGAAGGGATGAAGGGCATGTACGCGCCGCACCGCATCGCGTACAAGCTCGCCAGTGCCGCGTTCAACGCGCTCAGGCTCAACAAGCGGGAAGCCGCGCGGCAGCTGCGAAACGGGCTGCTCCGCCTGAACGGCTACTCCATCCTTCAACGGTGGTTCAAGGAGCACACCGAGTACCTGGCCGATCTCCGCGCCGAGAACGTGTCCCTGTCGCCGGACCGCTACAAGCGCGTGGTGCTGGCCGTGTCCAACGTGGACGTGAGCCGGGTGCTCCGCACGTTCCTGGCCGAGATGAACATACGCGTGGAAGAGTTCAGCGAGGAGAAGCTATCCGTGCTCAAGGACTCCGACCTGGTCGTCATGGCCGGCGAAATGGTGGACGACGTGAGAGCCCGGGTCCAGAACCTGCACATCTTCCCCGTGCACGACAAGAACACGCGGATGGACCGGACCCTGACCCAGCTCGGCATACTCTTCACCGAGAACGTGGACAAGGTGCGCGAGGCCATCGCCGCGGTGCATTTCCAGCCCGCCCAGGGCAAGGTGGCGACCGGCGACGCCTGATCGGCTACCGTGCGGCGCATGATCAATCAGACGTAAACTCTGACAACGCTGTTTCTGTAAAAAAGGCATCCAGGACGTTTGGTCCCGGATGCCTTTTGCTTTTGGTGGGTTGACACGCCGCAGAAAGAGGCCTAACTGCTGAACCGCCAGCGTATAACGTCGTGGAACCGGTCAAAGTCCCTGTCGAATGACGCTACGTGGTCGCCTCGAAAGAAACGCAGGAGGACATTAGTTTCCAACAGGAATTTCGTCATTTGTATCTTGCCACTCTGGCTGCTCGTACAGCGCTTCGTTCCTCGGTTTTGGACGCGGATGGCTTGCCATCTGCGAGTAAGCCATACAGATCCTTAAGCGACTCCGACTCGCCTCTCAACACAACCCCGCCTGGAATCAACTCATAGATTAGCCGTTGACGTGGCTTGAGGCGAAGTGCTTTTCGGACTTCGACCGGGATGGTAGTCTGCCAATTTTCGTATAAGGTCGATTTGATCATCGGTGCGTGTCTCTATTCCATTGCTAAGGAGTTGATCCACCCTTCGCGCACGAGTCAGGGATTCCGATTCAGTGTCGCAGCAGGTTGGATCCCGTCGATGAGCCGAGGTTTGTCCCTGGCGACCTTTCTAAAGTCGCATTCCACCTGAATCCCATGCCAGAACTGATCTGACTGATTGAAAAAGGCCCCAAAGCGAATCGACATGGATGGCGTAATCGACCGGCGGCCATGTACAATCTCGTTGATTGCGCGAGGAGCAACCCCAATGGCACGCGCCATGGCATTCTGCGAAATGCCCATAGGCTTGAGATACTCCTCAAGCAGAATCTCGCCAGGTGTGATGATTTCGTTCATAGCTATGATGATCGGGAGACACACGAAACGCTTGACCGTTTTTAAGCCACAAAATTGATAAATTTGCTCCAATAAATCATTCGATTTGTTGAGCGCCGTACGCCACATCCCCTACGCGTTCCTGCAGCCTTGCCAGCTCCGCTTTCAACTCCGCGACCACCTCCGCGTACTCGGGATCCGCGTACACGCTGTTCATCTCGCAGGGGTCCTTCTCCAGGTCGAAGAGTTCCCATTCCGGCTGCGTCTTCGGACCGATCGCGCCTTCCTGTCCGAGCGGATCGCCATAATAGTAGATCAGCTTGTACCGCAGGGTCCGGACGCCGTAGTGGGCGCAGACGTTGTGGTGGGCGCCGTGCATCCAGTACCGGTAGTACATGGACGTTTGCCAGTCGGCCGGGGTCTCGCCACTCAGCAGGGGCCGGAACGAGTGCCCCTGGAACGAGGACGGTATGTCCGCGCCGGCACAATCCAGGAAGGTCGCCGGAAAGTCGACATTCAGGATCATGTCGCCGTTCACGGTGCCCGGCGCCACCTCCCTCGGGTAGCGGATCAGGAAGGGCATGCGCAGGGATTCCTCGTACATGAAGCGTTTGTCGTACCAGCCGTGGTCTCCGAGGAAGAATCCCTGGTCCGACGTATAGATCACGATGGTTTCCTCACCGATGTCCTCTTCGTCGATGAAGTCTAGCAGTCTGCCCACGTTGTCGTCGATCGAGGCCACGCACCGCAAGTAGTCCTTGATATAACGCTGGTACTTCCAGCTTTTCTCTTCGGCGGGCGACAGGCCTTCCGGCACGGGCACCTTCAGGTCCTCGGCGTTGAGATCGCGTTCGACGCGCATCCGTGCGGCCGCTGCGGCCAGGGACCGGTTCGAATAGTCGTCGTCGAAGGTCTCAGGCTCCGGGATGTCCTCGTCTTCATACATCGCGGCGTGTTTGTCATCGGGCTCCCAGGGCCGGTGCGGCGCCTTGTGATGCACCATAAGGCAGAAGGGGCGGTCCCGGTCGCGCCCGCGAAGCCAATCCAGCGAATAATCGGTGATCAGGTCGGTGGTGTACCCGCTTCGCGTCGACCGCTCTCCCATCTCGATCATCTCGGGGTCGTGGTACAGGCCCTGGCCGGGCAGGACGTCCCAGTAGTCGAAGCCCGTGGGATCGTGGATGCCGCCGTGCCCCAGGTGCCACTTGCCCACCACCGCCGTCTGGTACCCGTGTTGCTGCAGCACCTTGGGATAGTTCAGCAGCCTGCCGTCCAGGTGGGTGGACAGGGTGGTGACGCCGTTTACGTGGTTATACGTGCCCGTCAGAATGGCCGCCCGGCTGGGCGTGCAGATGGAGTTGGTGCAGAAGCAGTTGTCGAACCGCATGCCTTCCGATCCGATCCGGTCGATATGGGGCGTCCGGTTGATCCGGTTGCTATAGGCGCTTATGGCGTGCGACGCGTGGTCGTCGGACATGATAAACAGGATGTTCGGAAGTGACTGGGACATGGGACCTTTCCGTTTTTTAAGAAGTGTCAAGGAGTCGTTAAGGAGTAAATTGGGATATGAAGCGTTAAACTTTAAAACTCAGGAAGCCAGTACGGTCCTGAGCGTCGAGGCGGCGATGTTTGCGCCGCAGATGACGATGGCCACGGTACGTCCACGGAATTCATCCTTCTGTTGAAGCAAGGAGGCCACGGCAACGCCGGCGGCGCCTTCGACGATCTTGTGATGGGCATGGACCATGAACCGGATGGCGTCGCCGATTTCTTCCTCCGAGACCAGGATGTAATCGTCGACCAGGTCGCGGCAGATCGGAAAGGTGATCGATCCCGGCTCCACGTCGCCCGCCGAGCCGTCGGATAGCGTTTCGCCGTGCTCGGTGCTCACGATGCGGCCCGCACGAACGCAGTGATACATGGCCGCCGACTGTTCGGGCTGGCAGCCGATAACCCGCGTGCCGGGCCTATGCGCCTTCAGATAGACGGCGATCCCGCCGATCAGCCCGCCGCCGCCGACAGTAACGAACACATCGTCAATGGAGGGCAGTTGCTGCGACAGTTCGATGCCGATGGTACCCTGGCCGCCGATGATCTGCGGATCGTTGTAGGGTGAAATCCACATCCTGCCCAGGACGGCGGCCTGCTGCTTGGCGTGCAACTCTGTTTCGAGCGGGTTGCCGTCGTGGAAGACCAGGTCTACCGGATACTGCTTGATCGCTTCTATCTTGGAAGGATCGACGCCGTTGGGCAGATAGATGGTCCCCGGACAGCCGGTGATCATACAGGCCCGGGCGACGCCCTGCGCATGGTTGCCCGTCGAGGACGTCACCACGCCCCGTGACAACTCCTCGCCGGTCAGCGACAGCACCTTGTTCATGGCCCCGCGCGCCTTGAAGGAATTGGTATGCTGCTCGCTTTCCATCTTCAAGTAGACATCCGCCCTGGTTTGAGCCGAGAGCGGCATGGAGTGGATCAGGGGCGTTTGCAGGACGCGGGACCTGATGCGTTCTTCCGCGCTAAGTATTTCGGGGAGTAAGGGATGCATTAATGAGAGACGATCTGCAGAACAGCGCGGTTGGATGATTGCGGCTGGCCG from the Gemmatimonadota bacterium genome contains:
- a CDS encoding radical SAM protein, giving the protein MRKSIKHILFLEPKSSHLHVYSDAYIPRIGCLVLATIMRDLGYGVRVMLEEVEDIDTNEFGEADLICISSLTSTAPGSYQYADFIRNVYPEKTIVMGGTHPTFVPDEALQHCDFVVRGEGEDALVELVRCLESGADYRGIANLSWIEDGRPVHNPERPKAEDLDVLPIPDFSLVPSGRMDIMSIQTQRGCPWDCSFCTVTKLNGHKLRGHSVERVLDMLEAYTKMPNFSYLFFADDIFNVPVDRTMAIMQGMIDRKLIIPWAAQMRHEISKQPELMKKMREAGCDRVMVGFESIDETALELYGKKETAHDVEVAIDAIHDHGIDLHAMFIAGADSDHPETIKTQFEFAKKKDLATSQCMILTYLPGSEDTIRYDLQGGEYLSNDWSHYDGHHANHPVPNMTRYELVNTVMEGMKGMYAPHRIAYKLASAAFNALRLNKREAARQLRNGLLRLNGYSILQRWFKEHTEYLADLRAENVSLSPDRYKRVVLAVSNVDVSRVLRTFLAEMNIRVEEFSEEKLSVLKDSDLVVMAGEMVDDVRARVQNLHIFPVHDKNTRMDRTLTQLGILFTENVDKVREAIAAVHFQPAQGKVATGDA
- a CDS encoding HigA family addiction module antidote protein yields the protein MNEIITPGEILLEEYLKPMGISQNAMARAIGVAPRAINEIVHGRRSITPSMSIRFGAFFNQSDQFWHGIQVECDFRKVARDKPRLIDGIQPAATLNRNP
- a CDS encoding sulfatase, producing the protein MSQSLPNILFIMSDDHASHAISAYSNRINRTPHIDRIGSEGMRFDNCFCTNSICTPSRAAILTGTYNHVNGVTTLSTHLDGRLLNYPKVLQQHGYQTAVVGKWHLGHGGIHDPTGFDYWDVLPGQGLYHDPEMIEMGERSTRSGYTTDLITDYSLDWLRGRDRDRPFCLMVHHKAPHRPWEPDDKHAAMYEDEDIPEPETFDDDYSNRSLAAAAARMRVERDLNAEDLKVPVPEGLSPAEEKSWKYQRYIKDYLRCVASIDDNVGRLLDFIDEEDIGEETIVIYTSDQGFFLGDHGWYDKRFMYEESLRMPFLIRYPREVAPGTVNGDMILNVDFPATFLDCAGADIPSSFQGHSFRPLLSGETPADWQTSMYYRYWMHGAHHNVCAHYGVRTLRYKLIYYYGDPLGQEGAIGPKTQPEWELFDLEKDPCEMNSVYADPEYAEVVAELKAELARLQERVGDVAYGAQQIE
- a CDS encoding threonine/serine dehydratase, which produces MHPLLPEILSAEERIRSRVLQTPLIHSMPLSAQTRADVYLKMESEQHTNSFKARGAMNKVLSLTGEELSRGVVTSSTGNHAQGVARACMITGCPGTIYLPNGVDPSKIEAIKQYPVDLVFHDGNPLETELHAKQQAAVLGRMWISPYNDPQIIGGQGTIGIELSQQLPSIDDVFVTVGGGGLIGGIAVYLKAHRPGTRVIGCQPEQSAAMYHCVRAGRIVSTEHGETLSDGSAGDVEPGSITFPICRDLVDDYILVSEEEIGDAIRFMVHAHHKIVEGAAGVAVASLLQQKDEFRGRTVAIVICGANIAASTLRTVLAS
- a CDS encoding VWA domain-containing protein; translated protein: MRARPRSRNAGAIPPSAPSLRRGRYPGRRPPISRCYRFTGAGSEGILPDRRGGSRMTFLNALMLFGLVAVAVPIVIHLFHRQRVSTVDFSSVIFIRDHHMQRSRALRLRELLLLLLRVLIVLLLVMAFARPVIEGLAGALLGSSVEQRSVFVIVLDNSYSMGAGRYGDTPFNAARTEAGRIMDAMQPGDEGLIILTAAPPEAVPPVPTDRTAALSARLSEAEVSESSGDIAGAVRLARRKLSGIVSANKSIYILSDLQRSDWERLAVSASEAPSESRAPIYLYPFEAGRVENASIDEVSVSEGLLIRNQPERFVATFTYRNGVSAGTHWTAQAEQTAQAEQAEQAEQAEQAEQAGQAEQVGQTEQTGQTGRTRRTRELRLVINGLDRDSRQVTAETGEAGSVQFNVVIDTPGRYSGYVELDEDDVAADNRRYFTLEVPDVFGVTAIGQSESGYFIEQVLRPSGGLVTPVDVQTASADVLNSDLYDTGVLIVDGAVELTPARLSSLERYVSSGGGVLVFLGEGLDPAAYGNGFFTGVFDCSITSRRGTPGSKSSFHRMDQVDSEHPVFRFDGRYAESLSAGEARFYASYGVDAGLGARVIARFMDGTPAVLEGRSGSGRALLVASDLNTGWSDLALRSAFVPFMHRSVRYLHPSVTVAEGGHLAGRPIVQPMTDLRADAGLYLEYPSGRTETVNARAGRHGIMVEVPDTKQPGVYALWDGDAVVQAFAVNPDTRESDLARFSPEEAAGLFGAGEDVVLMDPAGAPGVPRGGTLGAPGGYEIWKSLIVLAMALILAEYWLSGSRTGRTGRTGRAGRAGRAGRSMDPEKA
- the carA gene encoding glutamine-hydrolyzing carbamoyl-phosphate synthase small subunit; its protein translation is MEAWLALEDGTVYEGESFGATGKKVGEVVFNTSMIGYQEVLTDPSYKGQIVTMTYPLIGNYGVNPGDLESLHPHVEGFVVREYQRNPSNWRSTGSLDRFLDDHGVVGISGIDTRALTRRLRVDGVMRGVISSGAADPDTLVRQASDVPRMVGQDLVREVTTDRPYRWEGDRRIYVDPPDDDPEGIWNGFDEPGTYRVVVMDYGVKHNILRNLARRGCQVLVLPADYTAEQVLRLNPDGIMLSNGPGDPGAVQYAIDELKVLIERKPIFGICIGHQLLGMALGGERFKLKFGHRGANQPVRQNESGRVEITAQNHGFAIDADTLDESEVELTHINLNDRTLEGLRHRRYPVFSVQYHPEASPGPHDADYLFDRFIASMQ
- the hflX gene encoding GTPase HflX codes for the protein MREMHEIPRNTRERALLIGMVPSKERVGEMEESLDELALLADTAGAEIVDRVIQVRSAMHPAYYIGTGKARSIAERCEAEEIDLVIFDDDLTPAQVRNLDRVIERRILDRSGLILDIFASRAKSKQAKLQVELAQLQYMMPRLTRQWDHLSRQEGGVAAGSGGAIGVRGPGETQLEIDRRLIRGRITHLRRNLEQVAASYHRQRQRRSAMFCIALIGYTNAGKSTIFNGFTEAGTLIEDRLFATLDATTRVVNATPGQPVLLSDTVGFIRKLPHHLIASFKSTLTEVYDADLLIHVVDGSHPNHAEHIVTVNQVLAELGVSDLPLLLVFNKTDRLESPDALEFLQLSYPNAITVSALDPDDVERLRQAISIRVDRHRVEVELLIPYENGHAISMVYESGEVLHREDEPEGVRLTVRMMPSVAGRLGKTLDAFVCG